One genomic segment of Panicum virgatum strain AP13 chromosome 2N, P.virgatum_v5, whole genome shotgun sequence includes these proteins:
- the LOC120660024 gene encoding U-box domain-containing protein 33-like, with the protein MAVVSTGGSPHSFPSSPLPPVSPPQPDDGRMFMREGSSRSTGTSSSRSVSLKEIAEEAAVVVVDDGGGKVYVAVGKDFKDGRSNLSAAQNLGLLSSDRNVSLLHVHQPADRIMNGLCRVPASQLEEKELKAYRKIEQEEMNTLLNQYMTYCRLYLKVQAETLVMEKNNVANGIVELINQHNITKLVMGTSSFSTKRKVLKSKVATIVHQQAKPYCQIFFISKGSLACTRDGNLDSIKADSPRSSSASTLSDEPELPARSVSLPPGHPGYMGSPDLPFLPRRSNSVSYPSPVLIANNVERMLHTAQHSIHVQPRNFSPNSSHPNNEGSSSSSLKDSDSMDGSPLPASIVSSEEQQMTTVETGMQNEVFEQLQQVRNELEHSRKEASEGRQKAERDLFEASRMFKARENSLLKEKREVEERLAKEKAVLEKKNFQIFNDLQKANEQRAEMENKLLQTNSLLEQLQQLQGELQREKEDALREAEEMSKLYGNSNVISAGQVSLSQFSYSEIQEATNNFDESREIGRGGCASVYKGFLRHTTVAIKKFNREGIVGEKEFNDEVEILCRMRHPNLVTLIGVCRDPKVLVYEFLPNGSLEDRLQCKDHTEPLLWRMRIRIAADICTALIFLHSNKPKSIAHGDLKPDNVLLDANFVGKLGDFGISRSLNLTNTTVTPYHRTDQIKGTLGYMDPGYISSGELTAQYDVYSFGVVLLRLLTGKSPLGLQSEVEAALNSGVLHEILDTSAGNWPPGFAEELASLALKCCRYERKERPDLAKEAWGALQAMMNEPTPSSSLPPEAPSYFICPMTQEIMRDPHIASDGFTYEGEAIKDWIQRGHKMSPVTYLNFAHHQLIPNNALRFAIQEWQKKTAAINLSF; encoded by the exons ATGGCCGTGGTCAGCACCGGAGGCTCTCCCCATTCCTTCCCCTCGTCACCGTTGCCACCAGTGTCACCGCCTCAGCCTGACGACGGGAGGATGTTCATGCGCGAAGGGAGCAGCCGCTCAACCGGTACGAGCAGCAGCCGGAGCGTCAGCCTCAAAGAAATTGCCGAGGAGGCTGCGGTCGTAGTTGTCGATGATGGCGGTGGGAAGGTTTATGTGGCCGTTGGGAAGGACTTCAAGGACGGCAGGTCCAACCTCAGCGCGGCTCAGAACCTCGGGCTCCTCAGTAGTGATCGCAACGTTAGCCTGCTGCATGTCCACCAGCCTGCAGACAGGATTATGAACG GATTATGCAGGGTTCCTGCAAGCCAGCTAGAAGAAAAGGAACTCAAAGCATACAGGAAGATTGAGCAGGAGGAGATGAACACACTTCTGAACCAGTATATGACTTACTGCAGGCTGTATCTGAAG GTGCAAGCAGAAACACTGGTCATGGAGAAGAACAATGTCGCAAATGGCATCGTAGAGCTAATTAATCAGCATAACATCACAAAGCTTGTCATGGGAACGTCATCCTTCTCAAC GAAGAGGAAAGTACTCAAGTCAAAAGTTGCAACCATTGTGCATCAACAGGCCAAACCTTATTGCCAGATATTCTTCATTTCTAAAGGGTCTCTTGCTTGCACTAG GGATGGCAATCTTGATTCAATAAAAGCTGATTCACCAAGAAGCAGTTCTGCAAGCACTCTGTCAGATGAACCTGAATTACCTGCAAGATCAGTGTCACTGCCACCAGGGCATCCTGGTTACATGGGCTCTCCTGATCTACCGTTCCTTCCTCGACGGTCAAATTCAGTTAGTTACCCCTCGCCAGTATTGATAGCAAACAATGTGGAGAGGATGTTGCATACAGCGCAGCACTCAATACATGTGCAACCAAGAAACTTCTCTCCGAACTCCAGCCACCCAAACAATGAAGGGTCCTCCTCATCAAGTCTAAAGGATTCGGACAGTATGGATGGATCACCATTACCGGCTTCAATAGTCAGCTCTGAAGAGCAACAAATGACCACG GTGGAAACTGGCATGCAAAATGAAGTGTTTGAGCAGCTGCAGCAAGTCCGCAATGAGCTGGAACACTCAAGAAAGGAAGCATCTGAGGGCCGGCAGAAAGCTGAAAGGGATCTGTTTGAAGCATCCAGGATG TTCAAAGCAAGGGAAAATTcactcctcaaagaaaaaaggGAGGTAGAGGAAAGATTGGCCAAAGAAAAAGCagttcttgaaaaaaaaaactttcagaTATTCAATGATCTGCAGAAGGCAAATGAGCAAAGGGCAGAAATGGAGAATAAGCTTCTCCAGACCAACTCTCTGTTGGAACAGCTCCAGCAGCTGCAAGGAGAGCTGCAGCGTGAGAAAGAAGATGCTCTAAGAGAAGCTGAAGAGATGAGCAAACTATACGGCAACAGCAATGTTATCTCGGCTGGTCAAGTTTCCTTGTCACAGTTTAGCTACAGTGAGATTCAAGAAGCTACCAACAACTTTGATGAATCTAGGGAGATTGGGCGTGGTGGATGTGCAAGTGTCTACAAGGGTTTTCTCCGTCATACAACAGTGGCCATAAAGAAGTTCAACCGAGAAGGCATTGTAGGAGAGAAAGAGTTCAACGATGAG GTGGAAATTCTATGTAGGATGAGACATCCAAACCTTGTCACTCTCATAGGAGTGTGCAGAGATCCGAAAGTGCTGGTTTATGAATTCTTGCCAAACGGAAGCCTAGAGGACCGCCTCCAGTGCAAGGACCACACCGAGCCACTCCTATGGCGAATGCGCATCAGAATTGCAGCTGATATCTGCACAGCACTTATCTTCCTCCACTCCAACAAACCAAAAAGCATTGCCCATGGTGATCTGAAGCCTGACAACGTCCTCCTTGACGCTAACTTTGTAGGCAAGCTGGGGGACTTTGGTATTTCTCGTTCCTTAAATCTGACAAACACCACTGTCACCCCTTACCACAGAACAGACCAAATAAAAGGCACGCTTGGATACATGGATCCAGGGTACATTTCTTCAGGGGAGCTCACAGCACAGTATGATGTCTACTCTTTCGGAGTTGTACTGCTCCGTTTGCTAACTGGCAAGAGCCCCCTAGGCCTTCAGAGTGAGGTAGAGGCAGCCTTGAACAGTGGAGTCTTGCATGAAATACTTGACACCTCAGCAGGGAACTGGCCTCCTGGGTTCGCTGAAGAGTTGGCAAGCCTAGCTCTGAAATGTTGTCGGTATGAGAGAAAGGAGCGCCCTGATCTTGCAAAAGAAGCATGGGGTGCCTTGCAAGCTATGATGAATGAACCAACACCCTCTTCATCACTTCCTCCGGAGGCACCATCATATTTCATCTGCCCAATGACACAG GAGATCATGCGAGATCCACATATTGCTTCTGATGGATTCACATATGAAGGTGAAGCTATAAAAGATTGGATCCAAAGGGGGCATAAAATGTCCCCCGTGACATACCTTAATTTTGCACACCATCAGTTAATTCCTAACAATGCCCTTCGCTTCGCTATACAAGaatggcaaaaaaaaacagcagcaaTAAATTTGAGTTTTTGA